In Strigops habroptila isolate Jane chromosome 6, bStrHab1.2.pri, whole genome shotgun sequence, a single genomic region encodes these proteins:
- the LOC115609457 gene encoding elongin-A-like isoform X1, translating into MAEGRSAARRVLELKERLGGAQEPEEIIKTLEVLQNLDMSLDILVETGIGKTVNSFRKHATAGNIAKTLVKQWKKLIPSEKKSTRSERKQNTEKNETKSSISKEFTPPEKSKASVLASRSSDSASNSKKLNKQRSCGEKIHQSRDSESQNECDNKECGNSGSEHASQGTSPQAKESDFKERSSTESKNFSEEQHSSVANKDLPQLKEKPRRDASKKRNPKHVKKPKQKLVIKNKDKLSSDEEFEPPTMSFESYLNYDQITKKRKRKAYFTGAQPEKCSGQKDSSLLQKTSNFSHAKEGEEDVKKCEDDRSETPNKKAKVASLQDLLNTPLPKFLTGISISSPPYVADFKASVAPVVEASQQVSETVQFTGRRLNSKMQVYSGSKPVCLSKMLTLYEQCIRVLQNNIDSLHEVGGVPFEILEPVLTRCTPEQLLRIEECNPTFTEECDHLWKKHCQRDFKKESLLEYESWREMYLRLFNQREEKLKTLTKNILSAQSEKPKGRQVKMAYVTSAAKPPRNIRRQQEIHGTAGPVAQLHPIEKRKTKIPESRDRNNTSNPIPASNTGSSSSSVMTQDGKKPIKKIAPIMKKTLRALKSRAGRR; encoded by the exons ATGGCGGAGGGGCGGAGCGCCGCGCGGCGGGTGCTGGAGCTGAAGGAGCGGCTGGGGGGCGCGCAGGAGCCCGAAGAG ATTATAAAAACACTCGAGGTACTACAGAATTTGGATATGTCACTGGATATTCTAGTG GAAACTGGCATAGGCAAAACAGTTAACAGTTTTAGGAAACATGCCACTGCTGGGAATATAGCTAAAACCCTGGTAAAACAGTGGAAGAAACTTAttccttctgaaaagaaaag CACTcgcagtgaaagaaaacaaaatactgaaaaaaatgagacaaaatctTCTATTTCCAAGGAGTTTACGCCTCCAGAGAAGTCCAAAGCATCTGTACTGGCCTCCAGAAGTTCCGATAGTGCTTCCAATTCTAAAAAGTTGAATAAGCAGCGTTCTTGTGGTGAAAAGATCCACCAAAGTAGAGATTCTGAATCTCAAAATGAATGTGATAATAAAGAATGTGGCAACAGTGGTTCTGAGCATGCTTCCCAGGGTACCAGTCCTCAAGCTAAGGAAAGTGACTTCAAAGAGAGAAGCTCTACAGAGAGCAAGAATTTTTCAGAAGAGCAGCATTCCTCTGTAGCCAATAAAGACTTAccacagctgaaggaaaagccTAGAAGGGATGCTTCCAAAAAGAGGAATCCTAAGCATGtgaagaaaccaaaacaaaaacttgtcataaaaaacaaagacaagtTATCTAGTGATGAGGAATTTGAGCCCCCTACTATGTCTTTTGAATCTTACCTTAATTATGATCagattacaaagaaaagaaagaggaaggctTATTTTACAGGTGCACAGCCAGAGAAGTGCTCTGGACAGAAAGACAGCTCGTTACTACAAAAGACTTCAAACTTTTCTCATGcgaaagagggagaggaagatgTAAAAAAATGTGAGGATGATCGATCAGAAACTCCCAATAAAAAG GCCAAGGTGGCATCCCTCCAAGATCTTCTTAATACTCCACTGCCTAAATTTCTGACAGGCATCTCAATCTCATCTCCCCCATATGTTGCGGACTTTAAAG CTTCTGTAGCACCTGTTGTAGAAGCATCGCAGCAAGTCAGTGAAACAGTTCAATTCACAGGACGGAGACTGAACTCTAAAATGCAAGTTTACTCTGGCTCTAAACCAGTCTGTCTTTCAAAAATGCTTACGCTGTATGAACAGTGCATCCGTGTGCTTCAAAATAATATTGATT CACTGCATGAAGTAGGAGGTGTGCCCTTTGAAATTCTTGAGCCTGTGCTAACACGTTGCACACCAGAGCAGTTGCTTCGAATAGAGGAATGTAATCCG ACATTTACAGAAGAGTGTGACCACTTGTGGAAGAAACACTGCcagagagattttaaaaaagagagcCTCCTGGAATATGAGTCTTGGCGTGAAATGTACTTGAGACTGTTTaatcagagagaagaaaaactgaagacacttacaaaaaatattctttcagcTCAGTCTGAGAAACCAAAAG GCAGGCAAGTAAAAATGGCTTATGTGACCAGTGCAGCAAAACCACCAAGGAACATTCGCAGGCAGCAAGAAATCCACGGGACAGCAGGACCTGTCGCCCAACTTCATCCCATAGAGAAGCGCAA aacaaagattCCGGAAAGCAGAGATAGAAATAACACATCAAATCCGATCCCTGCTAGCAACACTGGAAGCTCTAGCTCAAGTGTAATGACTCAAGATGGAAAGAAGCCTATCAAAA AAATTGCACCAATCATGAAGAAAACTTTGAGAGCATTGAAGAGTAGAGCTGGACGACGATAA
- the LOC115609457 gene encoding elongin-A-like isoform X5 has protein sequence MAEGRSAARRVLELKERLGGAQEPEEIIKTLEVLQNLDMSLDILVETGIGKTVNSFRKHATAGNIAKTLVKQWKKLIPSEKKSTRSERKQNTEKNETKSSISKEFTPPEKSKASVLASRSSDSASNSKKLNKQRSCGEKIHQSRDSESQNECDNKECGNSGSEHASQGTSPQAKESDFKERSSTESKNFSEEQHSSVANKDLPQLKEKPRRDASKKRNPKHVKKPKQKLVIKNKDKLSSDEEFEPPTMSFESYLNYDQITKKRKRKAYFTGAQPEKCSGQKDSSLLQKTSNFSHAKEGEEDVKKCEDDRSETPNKKAKVASLQDLLNTPLPKFLTGISISSPPYVADFKALHEVGGVPFEILEPVLTRCTPEQLLRIEECNPTFTEECDHLWKKHCQRDFKKESLLEYESWREMYLRLFNQREEKLKTLTKNILSAQSEKPKGRQVKMAYVTSAAKPPRNIRRQQEIHGTAGPVAQLHPIEKRKTKIPESRDRNNTSNPIPASNTGSSSSSVMTQDGKKPIKKIAPIMKKTLRALKSRAGRR, from the exons ATGGCGGAGGGGCGGAGCGCCGCGCGGCGGGTGCTGGAGCTGAAGGAGCGGCTGGGGGGCGCGCAGGAGCCCGAAGAG ATTATAAAAACACTCGAGGTACTACAGAATTTGGATATGTCACTGGATATTCTAGTG GAAACTGGCATAGGCAAAACAGTTAACAGTTTTAGGAAACATGCCACTGCTGGGAATATAGCTAAAACCCTGGTAAAACAGTGGAAGAAACTTAttccttctgaaaagaaaag CACTcgcagtgaaagaaaacaaaatactgaaaaaaatgagacaaaatctTCTATTTCCAAGGAGTTTACGCCTCCAGAGAAGTCCAAAGCATCTGTACTGGCCTCCAGAAGTTCCGATAGTGCTTCCAATTCTAAAAAGTTGAATAAGCAGCGTTCTTGTGGTGAAAAGATCCACCAAAGTAGAGATTCTGAATCTCAAAATGAATGTGATAATAAAGAATGTGGCAACAGTGGTTCTGAGCATGCTTCCCAGGGTACCAGTCCTCAAGCTAAGGAAAGTGACTTCAAAGAGAGAAGCTCTACAGAGAGCAAGAATTTTTCAGAAGAGCAGCATTCCTCTGTAGCCAATAAAGACTTAccacagctgaaggaaaagccTAGAAGGGATGCTTCCAAAAAGAGGAATCCTAAGCATGtgaagaaaccaaaacaaaaacttgtcataaaaaacaaagacaagtTATCTAGTGATGAGGAATTTGAGCCCCCTACTATGTCTTTTGAATCTTACCTTAATTATGATCagattacaaagaaaagaaagaggaaggctTATTTTACAGGTGCACAGCCAGAGAAGTGCTCTGGACAGAAAGACAGCTCGTTACTACAAAAGACTTCAAACTTTTCTCATGcgaaagagggagaggaagatgTAAAAAAATGTGAGGATGATCGATCAGAAACTCCCAATAAAAAG GCCAAGGTGGCATCCCTCCAAGATCTTCTTAATACTCCACTGCCTAAATTTCTGACAGGCATCTCAATCTCATCTCCCCCATATGTTGCGGACTTTAAAG CACTGCATGAAGTAGGAGGTGTGCCCTTTGAAATTCTTGAGCCTGTGCTAACACGTTGCACACCAGAGCAGTTGCTTCGAATAGAGGAATGTAATCCG ACATTTACAGAAGAGTGTGACCACTTGTGGAAGAAACACTGCcagagagattttaaaaaagagagcCTCCTGGAATATGAGTCTTGGCGTGAAATGTACTTGAGACTGTTTaatcagagagaagaaaaactgaagacacttacaaaaaatattctttcagcTCAGTCTGAGAAACCAAAAG GCAGGCAAGTAAAAATGGCTTATGTGACCAGTGCAGCAAAACCACCAAGGAACATTCGCAGGCAGCAAGAAATCCACGGGACAGCAGGACCTGTCGCCCAACTTCATCCCATAGAGAAGCGCAA aacaaagattCCGGAAAGCAGAGATAGAAATAACACATCAAATCCGATCCCTGCTAGCAACACTGGAAGCTCTAGCTCAAGTGTAATGACTCAAGATGGAAAGAAGCCTATCAAAA AAATTGCACCAATCATGAAGAAAACTTTGAGAGCATTGAAGAGTAGAGCTGGACGACGATAA
- the LOC115609457 gene encoding elongin-A-like isoform X2: MFLHLTSSTGCLKSCQLGQKIIKTLEVLQNLDMSLDILVETGIGKTVNSFRKHATAGNIAKTLVKQWKKLIPSEKKSTRSERKQNTEKNETKSSISKEFTPPEKSKASVLASRSSDSASNSKKLNKQRSCGEKIHQSRDSESQNECDNKECGNSGSEHASQGTSPQAKESDFKERSSTESKNFSEEQHSSVANKDLPQLKEKPRRDASKKRNPKHVKKPKQKLVIKNKDKLSSDEEFEPPTMSFESYLNYDQITKKRKRKAYFTGAQPEKCSGQKDSSLLQKTSNFSHAKEGEEDVKKCEDDRSETPNKKAKVASLQDLLNTPLPKFLTGISISSPPYVADFKASVAPVVEASQQVSETVQFTGRRLNSKMQVYSGSKPVCLSKMLTLYEQCIRVLQNNIDSLHEVGGVPFEILEPVLTRCTPEQLLRIEECNPTFTEECDHLWKKHCQRDFKKESLLEYESWREMYLRLFNQREEKLKTLTKNILSAQSEKPKGRQVKMAYVTSAAKPPRNIRRQQEIHGTAGPVAQLHPIEKRKTKIPESRDRNNTSNPIPASNTGSSSSSVMTQDGKKPIKKIAPIMKKTLRALKSRAGRR; the protein is encoded by the exons ATGTTCTTACATCTAACGAGTAGCACTGGCTGTTTGAAGTCTTGTCAGCTTGGCCAGAAG ATTATAAAAACACTCGAGGTACTACAGAATTTGGATATGTCACTGGATATTCTAGTG GAAACTGGCATAGGCAAAACAGTTAACAGTTTTAGGAAACATGCCACTGCTGGGAATATAGCTAAAACCCTGGTAAAACAGTGGAAGAAACTTAttccttctgaaaagaaaag CACTcgcagtgaaagaaaacaaaatactgaaaaaaatgagacaaaatctTCTATTTCCAAGGAGTTTACGCCTCCAGAGAAGTCCAAAGCATCTGTACTGGCCTCCAGAAGTTCCGATAGTGCTTCCAATTCTAAAAAGTTGAATAAGCAGCGTTCTTGTGGTGAAAAGATCCACCAAAGTAGAGATTCTGAATCTCAAAATGAATGTGATAATAAAGAATGTGGCAACAGTGGTTCTGAGCATGCTTCCCAGGGTACCAGTCCTCAAGCTAAGGAAAGTGACTTCAAAGAGAGAAGCTCTACAGAGAGCAAGAATTTTTCAGAAGAGCAGCATTCCTCTGTAGCCAATAAAGACTTAccacagctgaaggaaaagccTAGAAGGGATGCTTCCAAAAAGAGGAATCCTAAGCATGtgaagaaaccaaaacaaaaacttgtcataaaaaacaaagacaagtTATCTAGTGATGAGGAATTTGAGCCCCCTACTATGTCTTTTGAATCTTACCTTAATTATGATCagattacaaagaaaagaaagaggaaggctTATTTTACAGGTGCACAGCCAGAGAAGTGCTCTGGACAGAAAGACAGCTCGTTACTACAAAAGACTTCAAACTTTTCTCATGcgaaagagggagaggaagatgTAAAAAAATGTGAGGATGATCGATCAGAAACTCCCAATAAAAAG GCCAAGGTGGCATCCCTCCAAGATCTTCTTAATACTCCACTGCCTAAATTTCTGACAGGCATCTCAATCTCATCTCCCCCATATGTTGCGGACTTTAAAG CTTCTGTAGCACCTGTTGTAGAAGCATCGCAGCAAGTCAGTGAAACAGTTCAATTCACAGGACGGAGACTGAACTCTAAAATGCAAGTTTACTCTGGCTCTAAACCAGTCTGTCTTTCAAAAATGCTTACGCTGTATGAACAGTGCATCCGTGTGCTTCAAAATAATATTGATT CACTGCATGAAGTAGGAGGTGTGCCCTTTGAAATTCTTGAGCCTGTGCTAACACGTTGCACACCAGAGCAGTTGCTTCGAATAGAGGAATGTAATCCG ACATTTACAGAAGAGTGTGACCACTTGTGGAAGAAACACTGCcagagagattttaaaaaagagagcCTCCTGGAATATGAGTCTTGGCGTGAAATGTACTTGAGACTGTTTaatcagagagaagaaaaactgaagacacttacaaaaaatattctttcagcTCAGTCTGAGAAACCAAAAG GCAGGCAAGTAAAAATGGCTTATGTGACCAGTGCAGCAAAACCACCAAGGAACATTCGCAGGCAGCAAGAAATCCACGGGACAGCAGGACCTGTCGCCCAACTTCATCCCATAGAGAAGCGCAA aacaaagattCCGGAAAGCAGAGATAGAAATAACACATCAAATCCGATCCCTGCTAGCAACACTGGAAGCTCTAGCTCAAGTGTAATGACTCAAGATGGAAAGAAGCCTATCAAAA AAATTGCACCAATCATGAAGAAAACTTTGAGAGCATTGAAGAGTAGAGCTGGACGACGATAA
- the LOC115609457 gene encoding elongin-A-like isoform X4: MSLDILVETGIGKTVNSFRKHATAGNIAKTLVKQWKKLIPSEKKSTRSERKQNTEKNETKSSISKEFTPPEKSKASVLASRSSDSASNSKKLNKQRSCGEKIHQSRDSESQNECDNKECGNSGSEHASQGTSPQAKESDFKERSSTESKNFSEEQHSSVANKDLPQLKEKPRRDASKKRNPKHVKKPKQKLVIKNKDKLSSDEEFEPPTMSFESYLNYDQITKKRKRKAYFTGAQPEKCSGQKDSSLLQKTSNFSHAKEGEEDVKKCEDDRSETPNKKAKVASLQDLLNTPLPKFLTGISISSPPYVADFKASVAPVVEASQQVSETVQFTGRRLNSKMQVYSGSKPVCLSKMLTLYEQCIRVLQNNIDSLHEVGGVPFEILEPVLTRCTPEQLLRIEECNPTFTEECDHLWKKHCQRDFKKESLLEYESWREMYLRLFNQREEKLKTLTKNILSAQSEKPKGRQVKMAYVTSAAKPPRNIRRQQEIHGTAGPVAQLHPIEKRKTKIPESRDRNNTSNPIPASNTGSSSSSVMTQDGKKPIKKIAPIMKKTLRALKSRAGRR; the protein is encoded by the exons ATGTCACTGGATATTCTAGTG GAAACTGGCATAGGCAAAACAGTTAACAGTTTTAGGAAACATGCCACTGCTGGGAATATAGCTAAAACCCTGGTAAAACAGTGGAAGAAACTTAttccttctgaaaagaaaag CACTcgcagtgaaagaaaacaaaatactgaaaaaaatgagacaaaatctTCTATTTCCAAGGAGTTTACGCCTCCAGAGAAGTCCAAAGCATCTGTACTGGCCTCCAGAAGTTCCGATAGTGCTTCCAATTCTAAAAAGTTGAATAAGCAGCGTTCTTGTGGTGAAAAGATCCACCAAAGTAGAGATTCTGAATCTCAAAATGAATGTGATAATAAAGAATGTGGCAACAGTGGTTCTGAGCATGCTTCCCAGGGTACCAGTCCTCAAGCTAAGGAAAGTGACTTCAAAGAGAGAAGCTCTACAGAGAGCAAGAATTTTTCAGAAGAGCAGCATTCCTCTGTAGCCAATAAAGACTTAccacagctgaaggaaaagccTAGAAGGGATGCTTCCAAAAAGAGGAATCCTAAGCATGtgaagaaaccaaaacaaaaacttgtcataaaaaacaaagacaagtTATCTAGTGATGAGGAATTTGAGCCCCCTACTATGTCTTTTGAATCTTACCTTAATTATGATCagattacaaagaaaagaaagaggaaggctTATTTTACAGGTGCACAGCCAGAGAAGTGCTCTGGACAGAAAGACAGCTCGTTACTACAAAAGACTTCAAACTTTTCTCATGcgaaagagggagaggaagatgTAAAAAAATGTGAGGATGATCGATCAGAAACTCCCAATAAAAAG GCCAAGGTGGCATCCCTCCAAGATCTTCTTAATACTCCACTGCCTAAATTTCTGACAGGCATCTCAATCTCATCTCCCCCATATGTTGCGGACTTTAAAG CTTCTGTAGCACCTGTTGTAGAAGCATCGCAGCAAGTCAGTGAAACAGTTCAATTCACAGGACGGAGACTGAACTCTAAAATGCAAGTTTACTCTGGCTCTAAACCAGTCTGTCTTTCAAAAATGCTTACGCTGTATGAACAGTGCATCCGTGTGCTTCAAAATAATATTGATT CACTGCATGAAGTAGGAGGTGTGCCCTTTGAAATTCTTGAGCCTGTGCTAACACGTTGCACACCAGAGCAGTTGCTTCGAATAGAGGAATGTAATCCG ACATTTACAGAAGAGTGTGACCACTTGTGGAAGAAACACTGCcagagagattttaaaaaagagagcCTCCTGGAATATGAGTCTTGGCGTGAAATGTACTTGAGACTGTTTaatcagagagaagaaaaactgaagacacttacaaaaaatattctttcagcTCAGTCTGAGAAACCAAAAG GCAGGCAAGTAAAAATGGCTTATGTGACCAGTGCAGCAAAACCACCAAGGAACATTCGCAGGCAGCAAGAAATCCACGGGACAGCAGGACCTGTCGCCCAACTTCATCCCATAGAGAAGCGCAA aacaaagattCCGGAAAGCAGAGATAGAAATAACACATCAAATCCGATCCCTGCTAGCAACACTGGAAGCTCTAGCTCAAGTGTAATGACTCAAGATGGAAAGAAGCCTATCAAAA AAATTGCACCAATCATGAAGAAAACTTTGAGAGCATTGAAGAGTAGAGCTGGACGACGATAA
- the LOC115609457 gene encoding elongin-A-like isoform X3 — MAEGRSAARRVLELKERLGGAQEPEEIIKTLEVLQNLDMSLDILVETGIGKTVNSFRKHATAGNIAKTLVKQWKKLIPSEKKSTRSERKQNTEKNETKSSISKEFTPPEKSKASVLASRSSDSASNSKKLNKQRSCGEKIHQSRDSESQNECDNKECGNSGSEHASQGTSPQAKESDFKERSSTESKNFSEEQHSSVANKDLPQLKEKPRRDASKKRNPKHVKKPKQKLVIKNKDKLSSDEEFEPPTMSFESYLNYDQITKKRKRKAYFTGAQPEKCSGQKDSSLLQKTSNFSHAKEGEEDVKKCEDDRSETPNKKAKVASLQDLLNTPLPKFLTGISISSPPYVADFKASVAPVVEASQQVSETVQFTGRRLNSKMQVYSGSKPVCLSKMLTLYEQCIRVLQNNIDSLHEVGGVPFEILEPVLTRCTPEQLLRIEECNPTFTEECDHLWKKHCQRDFKKESLLEYESWREMYLRLFNQREEKLKTLTKNILSAQSEKPKGRQVKMAYVTSAAKPPRNIRRQQEIHGTAGPVAQLHPIEKRKKNQQFDSEAPHELMSPCASSWTIEAVKSIHTA, encoded by the exons ATGGCGGAGGGGCGGAGCGCCGCGCGGCGGGTGCTGGAGCTGAAGGAGCGGCTGGGGGGCGCGCAGGAGCCCGAAGAG ATTATAAAAACACTCGAGGTACTACAGAATTTGGATATGTCACTGGATATTCTAGTG GAAACTGGCATAGGCAAAACAGTTAACAGTTTTAGGAAACATGCCACTGCTGGGAATATAGCTAAAACCCTGGTAAAACAGTGGAAGAAACTTAttccttctgaaaagaaaag CACTcgcagtgaaagaaaacaaaatactgaaaaaaatgagacaaaatctTCTATTTCCAAGGAGTTTACGCCTCCAGAGAAGTCCAAAGCATCTGTACTGGCCTCCAGAAGTTCCGATAGTGCTTCCAATTCTAAAAAGTTGAATAAGCAGCGTTCTTGTGGTGAAAAGATCCACCAAAGTAGAGATTCTGAATCTCAAAATGAATGTGATAATAAAGAATGTGGCAACAGTGGTTCTGAGCATGCTTCCCAGGGTACCAGTCCTCAAGCTAAGGAAAGTGACTTCAAAGAGAGAAGCTCTACAGAGAGCAAGAATTTTTCAGAAGAGCAGCATTCCTCTGTAGCCAATAAAGACTTAccacagctgaaggaaaagccTAGAAGGGATGCTTCCAAAAAGAGGAATCCTAAGCATGtgaagaaaccaaaacaaaaacttgtcataaaaaacaaagacaagtTATCTAGTGATGAGGAATTTGAGCCCCCTACTATGTCTTTTGAATCTTACCTTAATTATGATCagattacaaagaaaagaaagaggaaggctTATTTTACAGGTGCACAGCCAGAGAAGTGCTCTGGACAGAAAGACAGCTCGTTACTACAAAAGACTTCAAACTTTTCTCATGcgaaagagggagaggaagatgTAAAAAAATGTGAGGATGATCGATCAGAAACTCCCAATAAAAAG GCCAAGGTGGCATCCCTCCAAGATCTTCTTAATACTCCACTGCCTAAATTTCTGACAGGCATCTCAATCTCATCTCCCCCATATGTTGCGGACTTTAAAG CTTCTGTAGCACCTGTTGTAGAAGCATCGCAGCAAGTCAGTGAAACAGTTCAATTCACAGGACGGAGACTGAACTCTAAAATGCAAGTTTACTCTGGCTCTAAACCAGTCTGTCTTTCAAAAATGCTTACGCTGTATGAACAGTGCATCCGTGTGCTTCAAAATAATATTGATT CACTGCATGAAGTAGGAGGTGTGCCCTTTGAAATTCTTGAGCCTGTGCTAACACGTTGCACACCAGAGCAGTTGCTTCGAATAGAGGAATGTAATCCG ACATTTACAGAAGAGTGTGACCACTTGTGGAAGAAACACTGCcagagagattttaaaaaagagagcCTCCTGGAATATGAGTCTTGGCGTGAAATGTACTTGAGACTGTTTaatcagagagaagaaaaactgaagacacttacaaaaaatattctttcagcTCAGTCTGAGAAACCAAAAG GCAGGCAAGTAAAAATGGCTTATGTGACCAGTGCAGCAAAACCACCAAGGAACATTCGCAGGCAGCAAGAAATCCACGGGACAGCAGGACCTGTCGCCCAACTTCATCCCATAGAGAAGCGCAA aaaaaatcaacAGTTTGATTCAGAAGCACCCCATGAGTTGATGAGTCCATGTGCCAGCAGTTGGACCATAGAAGCTGTGAAGAGTATTCATACTGCCTGA